A genomic stretch from Desulfolutivibrio sulfodismutans DSM 3696 includes:
- a CDS encoding GAK system ATP-grasp enzyme, with translation MKRVGVVGIPKGWSTLQLVDALAQRGVTPILIDMARARLDLATRTVWHAEVEMTALDAVIVKKIAPTYSPDALDRMDILRFVSARGVPVFSDPDSMYRLIDRLGCTTALRLGDIPMPPTTITEDVDEALAAVENYGRAVFKPLYSSKARGMTVIETGSAAREEIEDFQAAGNRVMYIQRMVSHAGGHLDLGVSFLGGKYLATYARQGDGNSWDTTTRTGGKYVPYEPGAEIVALAEKAQALFPGMAFTCVDVVETPDGAAIYEVSAFGGFRGLLDACGLDAAGLYADYVLERIA, from the coding sequence ATGAAACGAGTGGGGGTCGTGGGCATTCCCAAAGGATGGTCCACGCTGCAACTGGTGGACGCCCTGGCGCAGCGCGGGGTTACGCCCATACTCATCGACATGGCCCGGGCCCGCCTGGATCTGGCGACCCGCACGGTCTGGCATGCCGAGGTGGAGATGACGGCCCTTGATGCGGTCATCGTCAAAAAAATCGCCCCGACCTATTCCCCCGACGCCCTGGACCGCATGGACATCCTGCGGTTTGTTTCGGCCAGGGGCGTGCCGGTTTTTTCCGACCCGGACAGCATGTACCGCCTCATCGACCGCTTGGGCTGCACCACGGCCCTGCGCCTGGGGGACATCCCCATGCCCCCAACCACCATCACCGAGGACGTGGACGAGGCCCTGGCCGCCGTGGAGAACTATGGCCGGGCCGTGTTCAAGCCGCTGTATTCCTCCAAGGCCCGGGGCATGACGGTCATCGAGACCGGAAGCGCGGCCCGGGAGGAGATCGAGGACTTCCAGGCGGCGGGCAACCGGGTCATGTACATCCAGCGCATGGTCTCCCACGCCGGGGGGCATCTGGACCTGGGGGTCTCCTTCCTGGGCGGGAAATATCTGGCCACCTACGCCCGCCAGGGCGACGGCAACTCCTGGGACACCACCACCCGCACCGGCGGCAAGTACGTGCCCTACGAGCCGGGCGCGGAGATCGTGGCCCTGGCCGAAAAGGCCCAGGCCCTCTTTCCGGGCATGGCCTTTACCTGTGTGGACGTGGTGGAGACCCCGGACGGGGCCGCGATTTACGAGGTGTCGGCCTTTGGTGGCTTTCGCGG